In Streptomyces camelliae, the sequence TACACCAGGCTGCGCGACGCCTACATCGCCACGATGGCCGACCTCGGCGTCACCACCGGCATGACGCCCGAGGAGTACCTCACGGCGATGGCGGGCCACAAGGACCGCGACCCGCACCTCGCCCTCGTGCTCTCGGCGATCAAGGCCACCGTCAAGGGCGGCATCGGGAAACTGCGCGAGCGCGGCCGCTCCGGCTGGCGGCCGGGGGAGCGGTGGCCGGCGATGGACCGGCCGACCTGGCGCCCGGACATCCGGGCCGCGGTCATCGCCAAGGCGCGGATCAACATGCACCGCAAGATGCTCGCCACCGCCCGCGCCACCGGCCAGTACCCGGTCGCGGTCCTCTCCGACTGCGCGGTGTACGCCTCGCCGGGCCCGACCCCGCTGGGCTTCCTGCCGTACCGGGACGGCAAGCCCCTGCCCGGCGGCTTCCGGATCGGGGTCAGCCCCGGCATGGTCAAGCACGAGGGCACGCAGAGCGTGCTGTGGGCGGAGGGCCTGCGCGAGGAGCACGGCGACCACCTCAACCTCGCCCGCTACATCAAGTCCGGGCTGATCACCGCCCCGGACGCGGAGGAGTAGCCCCGCATCACGCCCGCAGCGCGCTCCGGGCCACCGCCAGCGCCTGGTCCGCGTATCCGCGCCCGAACAGCACGGCGTGCACCAGCAGCGGGAACAGCTGGTGCACGCCCACCCGGTCCCGCCAGCCGCCGGCGAGCGGCGCCGCCTCCTCGTACCCGGCGAGCACCCGGTCCAGATGGGGGCAGCCGAACAGCTGGAGCATCGCCAGGTCGGTCTCCCGGTGCCCGCCGTGCGCGGCCGGGTCGATCAGCCGGACCTCGCCGTCGGCGCCCCACAGCACGTTCCCGTTCCACAGGTCGCCGTGCAGCCGGGCGGGCGGCTCGGCGGGTCCGGCCAGCTCCGGCAGCCGCACGCAGACCCGCTCGAACACCTCCGCCTCCCGGTGCCGGAGCGTGCCGCGGTCGACCGCGCCGCGCACATAGGGCAGTACGCGGTGCTCGGCGTACCAGCGGGGCCAGTCGGTGCCGGGCGTGTTGCGCATGGGAGCGAGGCCGATGAACGCGTCCTCGGGGCCGTCGGGCGGCGGCGCTCC encodes:
- a CDS encoding fructosamine kinase family protein, with product MVNGDGAYEDPGRAASRLTGRPVGEGRAGAGSPAEVMLDGDIPVMVKRGDAPGAVRAEVAGLRWLAAAGAVRVPEVLGHDERWMVTERVPTGRPDPGAALRFGQALAALHGAGASDFGAPPPDGPEDAFIGLAPMRNTPGTDWPRWYAEHRVLPYVRGAVDRGTLRHREAEVFERVCVRLPELAGPAEPPARLHGDLWNGNVLWGADGEVRLIDPAAHGGHRETDLAMLQLFGCPHLDRVLAGYEEAAPLAGGWRDRVGVHQLFPLLVHAVLFGRGYADQALAVARSALRA